ATACATGCACTGTCTCTGACCAAGGCTAggatataaagagagagagagagagagcgagagagcgtATGGTCATGGCGAGTGAGGTGCAGGGAAAGTCTGTCCCCATGGAGGAAGCCTCCTTCGAGATAGCCAGCGGCCGCGGTCCGGCACGGGACGACTTCGACGACGACGGCCGCGTCAAGCGTACAGGTTGGTCTCCAACACTCTCTTCTTCGTTGCAGCAGCAGCTCTTACCTTGACATCGATCGATGGGTGGCTGCAGGGACGCTGGTGACTGCGAGTGCTCACATCATTACCGCCGTCATCGGCTCCGGGGTGCTCTCGCTCGCCTGGGCCTTGGCTCAGTTAGGGTGGATCGCTGGTCCGACAGTTCTCTTGATCTTCTCTCTCATCACCTGGTTCTGCTCCAGCCTCCTTGCGGACTGCTATCGATCTCCTCAGGGCAAGAGAAACTACAGATACAAAGATGCTGTGAGGACGCACCTAGGTAGACACGGATCACAAGTGGGTCATCCGTTTCGGCACACTTGCCATCTTGCTTCATCTCTGCTTCTCTTTCAGGGGGTGTGAGCTCCAAACTGTGCGCACTGGCTCAGTACGTGAATCTTGTAGGAGTCACCATTGGCTATACCATCACGACGGCCATCAGCATGGGGTGATAAGCTTAGCTTTTCCCAGTCGTACATCTCCATGTGAATCCACTGAAGGATTCCTTCTCACCTCCGATACCTGCATGTGTTCAGGGCCGTGAAAAGGTCGAACTGCTTCCACAGGAACGGCCACGACGCCGCGTGCGGGGAGTCCAACACCACCAACATGACCATCTTCGCGTGCATACAGATTGTTCTGTCTCAGATCCCTAATTTCCACAAGATCTGGTGGCTCTCCATTGTGGCGGCCATCATGTCCGTCGCCTACTCCAGTATCGGCCTCGGCCTCTCCATTGCCAAAATAGCAGGTGGGTCCTCCAAAAATAGCCCACTCTCTTCTCCTTGTCTCCATGCCTGACATGCATCCATGTTCCCGCAACGCAGAAGGGCCTCATGCGAGGACCAGCCTGACAGGAGTCACGGTGGGGGTGGATGTCTCGGGGAGCGAGAAGATCTGGCGAACATTTCAGGCTCTCGGGGACATCGCCTTTGCGTATGCTTACTCCAACGTTCTCATCGAGATCCAGGTATGCAGTTCTGTGCTCCTCCTCACTGACAAGCTTTGTCATCATTGATATGATGATGCTGAATTCTGATGAATGGTTGACAGGATACTCTGAGATCGAGTCCACCGGAAAACCAGGTGATGAAGAAGGCCACCACCATTGGGGtcctcaccaccaccaccttctaCATGCTGTGTGGTGTGCTGGGATATGCTGCGTTTGGGAACACTGCGCCCGGCAACTTCTTGACAGGATTCGGCTTCTACGATCCATTTTGGCTCGTCGACATCGGGAATATATGCATCGTCGTCCATCTCATCGGTGCTTTCCAGGTAAACACCTAAAGCTGGGAGCTTTGATTCCTTGATGAAGCTGCATGATGAATTCCGAGACACAAGCATCTGTTATCTTTTGCCTGTAGGGTTAACATATTGATATCATACAATAATTTGGAATCATAGACTCGAGTGACAACCTTGCAAACAACATCATCACAGTTTGCCTACAGCGATAGGATCAAACATGATCTGCACTGTGAGCCCACCATTGACTAGCTGTGGTAGAGAAACCTTTGACATTTCAAGGGCGTGGTTTTGGTACAGCAACCATGTCCTCTGACACTGTGATGAGTGTCAGATGTAGGTGCACTGGGTAGGAACCTTCAAACCACATCATGCAAAACAAGCTCTCTGACCTCAACCTGACATGTGGATTCACCTCTCCTGCCAGTCAAGACAAATCCAATTGAATGATGAACATCATTAGAGATTGTCCTGACCTGGTCCGCTAGGTGTGGCTTGATGCTCATCCACCAACTAGCACACAGGTTCTGTTCTTGCTGTTGACACATGGGCACCTTCATGCAGACCAGCAACCAGGTCCTGAGAGAGGAACAAAACAATGTTCAGATAAATCACATTATTAAGATAGAAACTAACATGTCTATTATGAAACAGTTATTCCATTACCCTACAAAACCCATCCAGCCTGTTTATTCAACCACATATGTGAATACCCTAGAAGCACCACCTGAAGTAGCTGATCTATGAACTATGTCATTATAACATCATACAAAACCCCCCATGTGTGTGTCTCTGCAGAGCATAGAAACATTATAACTGGGGTTGTCATGGTTCTCAACATGGTTGCCACAggatacacacatacatatgcaCTACATTGCAGAAGAGTTTCATGCGATCCATCCAAAATATGGATAGCAGAACAGTCTTACGCAAACTTGGTATCATTGTTGAGGTAGCACCAACATCATCACATATAAATCTCATATAATGCATCTTAACACTAGCTTTACAAACAATCAACAAACTGTGTCATGATACAGCCTAAACTTATAGGTTATAATTCAAATTGAATGGAAGAAAGTGGAGTTTAACCAACTAAATCATGAGACTCAACTTGTGGTCCTAGTACCTTAAAGTACAAGCACCTCCAAAATGATTGGCTAATGATATTGGTAAATGCAGGTTTTTGCCCAACCAATTTTCCAATTCATCGAGACTTGGAGCCGGAACCGTTGGCCAGATAATCGTTTTGTGACAACTGAGCATGTGATCAACATTCCTTTGCTGGGTGATTGTCCCTTCAGTCTCTTCCGCATGATCTGGAGATCACTTTTCGTCATCATCACCGCCGTAGTTGCCATGATCTTTCCTTTCTTTAACGATTTCTTGGGTCTAATTGGGGCTGTTTCATTCTGGCCGCTAACCGTGTATTTTCCGGTGGAGATGTACATCGTGCAAGCAAAAATTCGCAGGTTCTCTGCAACTTGGACATGGCTGAAGATCCTGAGCATTGTCTGCTTGATAGTGTCACTGGTGGCAGCCGGTGGATCTGTTCAAGGACTCATTCATAGCCTTCAAGACTACAAGCCTTTCAAGATCTCCTGACAAGGTGGTGGATCCAGTCAAATTTCGGCATGACTTAACActggatacaaatagattcataaaTAAAGATAGATTTAATGATCACTTTTTCATGTCAGAGGGCATGATGAAGGACAAATGCATGTAACTGGGATATAAGAATGTTGTCTTGAAGACTCATAATTGTCCCTGGGGACAAATGACATGTTCTTTTTGCTCTGTGATGTAATATTCAACTATTGAAAGTGAAATATCCTAAGGAGATAGATGTCCTATAAGGAACATCATTTGACTTAGTTACAGAATGCCACTTTTTTACCACTGTCTTCCCACATGTTTCCTACCTTCCATTTCAACTTCTCATCTTCCATGGTGCTAAAGGTGAAGCTAGTAAACAAGTAACTTTTGTTAGTTTTCCAAGTGAAGTGCAGAGAATGTCTTAATGGAACACGAGAAACACATATGAAAGTGACTAAGAAAGTAAAGCGCTTGTATCATAGTGCAATTTAATCATAATTCAAGCATTACGGTTGGCTGCTATTTCTAAAAAAAATTCCATTcaatttctaagcaacattgtttTTGAGCTAAATTGATGAAATATGTTAATACACAAATATGGCATCTCACACAAGGTTGTTTGCAGGTTCACCGACAAGACCAACTCAGAAACATAGAAGACAATAAATCCTCATACATGAGTCTGACCACGACCTTCTTTATTTCTTTGAAGAAACTGAACCCAAAATAttaatgaaaggaaaaaaaaagaaaagcaatgtTGAAAAAGAAAGGAGCAAAACCTCA
Above is a genomic segment from Musa acuminata AAA Group cultivar baxijiao chromosome BXJ3-4, Cavendish_Baxijiao_AAA, whole genome shotgun sequence containing:
- the LOC135636094 gene encoding amino acid permease 6-like, producing MVMASEVQGKSVPMEEASFEIASGRGPARDDFDDDGRVKRTGTLVTASAHIITAVIGSGVLSLAWALAQLGWIAGPTVLLIFSLITWFCSSLLADCYRSPQGKRNYRYKDAVRTHLGGVSSKLCALAQYVNLVGVTIGYTITTAISMGAVKRSNCFHRNGHDAACGESNTTNMTIFACIQIVLSQIPNFHKIWWLSIVAAIMSVAYSSIGLGLSIAKIAEGPHARTSLTGVTVGVDVSGSEKIWRTFQALGDIAFAYAYSNVLIEIQDTLRSSPPENQVMKKATTIGVLTTTTFYMLCGVLGYAAFGNTAPGNFLTGFGFYDPFWLVDIGNICIVVHLIGAFQVFAQPIFQFIETWSRNRWPDNRFVTTEHVINIPLLGDCPFSLFRMIWRSLFVIITAVVAMIFPFFNDFLGLIGAVSFWPLTVYFPVEMYIVQAKIRRFSATWTWLKILSIVCLIVSLVAAGGSVQGLIHSLQDYKPFKIS